In one window of Caenimonas aquaedulcis DNA:
- a CDS encoding enoyl-CoA hydratase/isomerase family protein, with protein sequence MDYARYRTLSITRRGPGDSVLDVQMRATNGKLPTAGHDGHAELAQIWRDANDDDEVRCVVLRGEGQGFSGGGDLALVEDMARDFEVRSRVWKEARDLVYNVINCDKPIVSALHGPAVGAGLVAGLLADISIAARTAKIVDGHTRLGVAAGDHAAIVWPLLCGMAKAKYYLMLCEPVSGEEAERIGLVSLAVDDAQLLDKAYEVADKLASGSQSAIRWTKYSLNNWLRQAGPAFDTSLALEFMGFAGPDVKEGIASLRERRAPRF encoded by the coding sequence ATGGATTACGCCCGTTACCGCACCCTGTCCATCACCCGCCGCGGCCCCGGCGACTCCGTGCTCGACGTCCAGATGCGCGCGACCAACGGCAAGCTCCCGACGGCGGGACATGACGGGCACGCCGAGCTCGCGCAGATCTGGCGCGACGCCAACGACGATGACGAGGTGCGCTGCGTCGTGCTGCGCGGCGAGGGGCAGGGCTTCTCCGGCGGCGGCGACCTCGCGCTCGTGGAGGACATGGCGCGCGACTTCGAAGTGCGTTCCCGGGTGTGGAAGGAAGCGCGGGACCTCGTCTACAACGTGATCAACTGCGACAAGCCGATCGTGAGCGCGCTGCACGGCCCCGCGGTCGGCGCGGGGTTGGTCGCCGGGTTGCTGGCCGACATCTCCATCGCCGCGAGGACCGCGAAGATCGTGGACGGCCACACCCGGCTGGGCGTCGCGGCGGGCGATCATGCGGCCATCGTCTGGCCGCTGCTGTGCGGCATGGCCAAGGCGAAGTACTACCTCATGCTGTGCGAGCCGGTGAGCGGCGAGGAGGCCGAGCGCATCGGGCTCGTGTCCCTCGCGGTGGACGACGCGCAGCTGCTGGACAAGGCCTACGAAGTGGCGGACAAGCTCGCGAGCGGCTCGCAGAGCGCGATCCGCTGGACGAAGTATTCGCTGAACAACTGGCTGCGGCAGGCCGGGCCGGCGTTCGACACCTCGCTCGCGCTCGAGTTCATGGGCTTCGCGGGGCCGGACGTGAAGGAAGGCATCGCCTCCCTGCGTGAGCGGCGCGCGCCCAGGTTTTGA
- the otsB gene encoding trehalose-phosphatase: protein MNLADLLTPSCALFLDFDGSLVDIAPAPEDVIVPSRLVATLSSLHERLGGAVAVISGRPMSQIDEFLAPLKLPAAGVHGAERRSADGVVRLLMTSPLEDVENAALTLAARHPALRVENKRGSLALHFRQAPDLEALCVQAMQAAVDRTPGLTLLRGKMVVEAKPSGATKGHAIEAFMREAPFAGRRPVFAGDDTTDEAGFAVVQQLGGVGVKVGSGETLARERLASPAVLREQLEGAAARVHA from the coding sequence ATGAATCTGGCGGACCTCCTGACTCCCTCCTGCGCGCTCTTCCTCGATTTCGACGGCAGCCTCGTGGACATCGCGCCGGCGCCCGAGGATGTGATCGTCCCGTCCCGCCTGGTCGCAACGCTTTCGTCGCTGCACGAGCGGCTGGGCGGTGCGGTCGCCGTCATCTCCGGCCGCCCGATGTCGCAGATCGACGAGTTCCTTGCACCGTTGAAGCTGCCCGCCGCGGGCGTGCACGGCGCCGAGCGCCGCAGCGCGGACGGCGTGGTGCGGCTGCTGATGACATCGCCGCTCGAGGATGTCGAGAACGCGGCCCTCACCCTGGCCGCCCGGCATCCCGCACTTCGCGTGGAGAACAAGCGCGGCTCGCTCGCCCTGCACTTTCGCCAGGCACCGGATCTCGAAGCCCTGTGCGTGCAGGCGATGCAGGCCGCGGTGGATCGCACGCCGGGCCTCACCTTGCTGCGCGGCAAGATGGTCGTGGAAGCCAAGCCCAGCGGCGCCACCAAGGGCCACGCCATCGAAGCCTTCATGCGGGAGGCGCCGTTCGCCGGCCGGCGGCCGGTCTTCGCCGGCGACGACACCACCGACGAGGCCGGGTTTGCCGTCGTGCAACAGCTGGGCGGCGTCGGCGTGAAAGTGGGCAGCGGCGAGACGCTCGCCCGCGAGCGCCTCGCCTCCCCCGCCGTGCTGCGCGAGCAACTCGAAGGCGCCGCCGCGAGGGTCCACGCATGA
- a CDS encoding glycoside hydrolase family 15 protein, with product MNAPLPRLATATVAQPSLNLGVIGNCAYTALIDERGRIVWSCLPRFDGDPVFNALLDAGDTGALWAIEIEDFVRSEQEYKPNTAILRTRLYDRQGQGVEITDFAPRFTSHDRMFRPLTLIRRVKVLSGTPRIRVMMRPRFDWGRQQPTLTQGSHHVRYVGGAQTLRLTSDAPLNYVLSETYFVADRQLNFILGPDETLMGGIEETARLFEQETSAYWATWVRRLAIPLEWQDAVIRAAITLKLSLHEDTGAIVAAMTTSIPEAPGSERNWDYRYCWLRDAFFVVRALNSLSEVGTMEDYLRWLNNIVVRSRGGHIQPLYGIGQEEQLPEAILGHLPGYRGCGPVRVGNQAQEHFQHDVYGNIVLGAAQAFHDHRLFRRAGRSEFGSLEAVGEQAFRVYDQPDAGMWELRTRARIHTSSALMSWAACDRLSKIAATLGLPERIRYWRERADVIRERILREAWSEERQSFAESFGGRDLDASALLMAEVGFIDPHDARFVATVDALEQALCDGPYMRRYEAPDDFGKPETAFNICTFWRIDALARIGRKGQAREIFEVMLASRNPLGLLSEDTHPVTGEMWGNFPQTYSMVGLINAAVRLSAPWDTVI from the coding sequence ATGAACGCCCCGCTTCCCCGCCTGGCGACCGCGACCGTGGCGCAGCCCTCGCTCAACCTCGGCGTGATCGGCAATTGCGCGTACACCGCGCTCATCGACGAGCGCGGCCGCATCGTGTGGTCCTGCCTCCCGCGTTTCGACGGCGACCCGGTGTTCAACGCCCTGCTCGACGCGGGCGACACCGGCGCGCTCTGGGCGATCGAGATCGAGGATTTCGTGCGCAGCGAGCAGGAATACAAGCCGAACACGGCGATCCTGCGCACGCGGCTGTACGACCGCCAGGGCCAGGGCGTGGAGATCACCGACTTCGCGCCGCGCTTCACGAGCCACGACCGCATGTTCCGCCCGCTCACGCTCATCCGCAGGGTGAAGGTGCTGTCCGGCACGCCACGCATCCGCGTGATGATGCGGCCGCGCTTCGACTGGGGCCGGCAGCAGCCGACGCTCACGCAGGGCAGCCACCACGTGCGCTACGTGGGCGGCGCCCAGACGCTGCGCCTCACCAGCGACGCGCCGCTCAACTACGTGCTCTCGGAAACCTATTTCGTCGCCGACCGGCAGCTCAACTTCATCCTCGGCCCGGACGAAACGCTGATGGGCGGCATCGAGGAAACCGCGCGCCTCTTCGAGCAGGAGACGTCCGCGTACTGGGCGACCTGGGTGCGGCGCCTCGCCATCCCGCTGGAATGGCAGGACGCGGTCATCCGCGCGGCGATCACGCTCAAGCTCTCGCTGCACGAGGACACCGGCGCGATCGTCGCGGCGATGACCACGAGCATCCCGGAGGCGCCCGGCAGCGAGCGCAACTGGGACTACCGCTACTGCTGGCTGCGCGATGCGTTCTTCGTGGTGCGCGCGCTCAACAGCCTGTCCGAAGTCGGCACGATGGAGGACTACCTGCGCTGGCTGAACAACATCGTGGTGCGCTCGCGCGGCGGGCACATCCAGCCGCTCTACGGCATCGGGCAGGAGGAGCAGCTGCCCGAGGCGATCCTGGGCCACCTGCCGGGCTATCGCGGCTGCGGGCCCGTGCGCGTCGGCAATCAGGCGCAGGAACATTTCCAGCACGACGTCTACGGCAACATCGTGCTGGGCGCGGCGCAGGCTTTCCACGACCATCGCCTGTTCCGCCGCGCCGGGCGCAGCGAGTTCGGCTCGCTGGAAGCGGTGGGCGAGCAGGCCTTCCGCGTCTACGACCAGCCCGATGCGGGCATGTGGGAGCTGCGCACGCGCGCGCGCATCCATACCTCGTCGGCGCTCATGAGCTGGGCGGCCTGCGACCGCCTGTCGAAGATCGCCGCGACGCTCGGGCTGCCCGAGCGCATCCGCTACTGGCGCGAACGCGCCGACGTGATCCGGGAGCGCATCCTGCGCGAAGCGTGGAGCGAGGAGCGACAGTCGTTCGCCGAGAGCTTCGGCGGGCGGGACCTCGACGCGAGCGCGCTGCTCATGGCCGAAGTCGGCTTCATCGATCCCCACGACGCGCGTTTCGTGGCGACGGTGGATGCGCTGGAACAGGCGCTGTGCGACGGCCCCTACATGCGCCGCTACGAGGCGCCCGACGACTTCGGCAAGCCCGAGACGGCGTTCAACATCTGCACCTTCTGGCGCATCGACGCGCTCGCGCGCATCGGCCGCAAGGGCCAGGCGCGGGAGATCTTCGAAGTGATGCTGGCCAGCCGCAACCCGCTCGGCCTGCTGTCCGAGGACACGCACCCCGTGACGGGCGAGATGTGGGGCAACTTCCCGCAGACCTATTCGATGGTCGGCCTCATCAACGCGGCGGTGCGCCTGTCCGCGCCCTGGGACACGGTCATCTAG
- the otsA gene encoding alpha,alpha-trehalose-phosphate synthase (UDP-forming), translating to MARLVVVSNRIADPRKTAAGGLAVALAEVLNNTGGMWFGWSGKILEQPGESDGDVKLQQAGAVKLATIDLTREDHDAYYLGYSNGVLWPVFHYRLDLADFDAGYIAGYRRVNQLFARKLAPLLKDDDIIWVQDYHLIPLAAELRALGCNQRIGFFLHIPLPPPLILAAIPGHDWLIRALFAYDLAGFQSKADHSHFSEYVRSEAHAQDLGEGRWRAFNRTLQAGAYPIGIDVEEFVGLTEAPEGREMYERMKREYSRRKLLVGVDRLDYSKGLPHRMRAFRELLARNPETHNSATLIQIASPSREDVSAYSDILHELESLCGSINGNFGELDWMPVRYMHRTVARARLPGLYRASRVALVTPLRDGMNLVAKEFIAAQDPENPGVLVLSRFAGAAEQLREALLVNPYDTEGTASAIHLALQMPLEERKTRHQALMKTIQKYDVHWWCASFLDTLAQARSEESGTPWLRL from the coding sequence ATGGCGCGCCTCGTCGTCGTCTCCAATCGCATCGCCGACCCGCGCAAGACTGCGGCGGGCGGGCTCGCCGTCGCCCTCGCCGAAGTCCTGAACAACACCGGCGGCATGTGGTTCGGCTGGAGCGGCAAGATCCTGGAGCAGCCCGGCGAGAGCGACGGCGACGTGAAGCTGCAGCAGGCCGGCGCCGTCAAGCTCGCGACGATCGACCTCACGCGCGAGGACCACGACGCCTACTACCTTGGCTACTCCAACGGCGTGCTCTGGCCCGTGTTCCATTACCGGCTGGACCTCGCCGACTTCGACGCCGGCTACATCGCGGGCTACCGCCGCGTGAACCAGCTCTTCGCGCGCAAGCTCGCGCCGCTGCTGAAGGACGACGACATCATCTGGGTGCAGGACTACCACCTGATCCCGCTCGCCGCCGAGTTGCGCGCGCTCGGCTGCAACCAGCGCATCGGCTTCTTCCTGCACATCCCGCTGCCGCCGCCGCTGATCCTCGCGGCCATCCCGGGGCATGACTGGCTGATCCGCGCCCTCTTCGCCTACGACCTCGCGGGCTTCCAGAGCAAGGCGGACCATTCGCACTTTTCCGAGTACGTGCGTTCGGAGGCGCACGCACAGGACCTCGGCGAGGGCCGCTGGCGCGCCTTCAACCGGACGCTGCAGGCGGGCGCATATCCCATCGGCATCGACGTCGAGGAGTTCGTGGGCCTGACCGAAGCGCCGGAGGGGCGCGAGATGTACGAGCGCATGAAGCGCGAGTACTCCCGCCGCAAGCTCCTCGTGGGCGTGGACCGGCTCGACTACTCCAAGGGACTGCCGCATCGCATGCGCGCGTTCCGCGAGCTGCTGGCGCGCAACCCGGAAACCCACAACAGCGCGACGCTGATCCAGATCGCATCGCCCAGCCGCGAGGACGTGAGCGCGTACAGCGACATCCTGCACGAGCTGGAGAGCCTGTGCGGCTCCATCAACGGCAACTTCGGCGAGCTCGACTGGATGCCGGTGCGCTACATGCATCGCACGGTGGCGCGCGCGAGGCTGCCGGGGCTTTACCGCGCGTCGCGGGTCGCCCTCGTCACGCCGCTGCGCGACGGCATGAACCTCGTGGCCAAGGAATTCATCGCGGCGCAGGACCCGGAGAACCCGGGCGTGCTGGTGCTGTCCCGCTTCGCGGGTGCCGCCGAGCAGCTGCGCGAGGCGCTGCTGGTGAACCCCTACGACACCGAGGGCACCGCCAGCGCGATCCATCTGGCGCTGCAGATGCCGCTGGAAGAGCGCAAGACCCGGCACCAGGCGCTGATGAAGACCATCCAGAAATACGACGTGCACTGGTGGTGCGCGAGCTTTCTCGACACGCTCGCGCAGGCGCGGTCCGAGGAGTCCGGCACGCCCTGGTTGCGGCTCTAA
- a CDS encoding PAS domain S-box protein, which produces MESAGAKSTIHGCSPAESRLAHLEALIDHAAEGLVLLDVESFTYIHANETAASLLGVEREALIEQGPAALARASAFTLEAIRASCSEAVQRFPQSFTEIRKYTRTDGAQGWLEVRHRALQAAGKWAVAGALRDVTERVRGRARQQYLQAAMNQADDAIAVIDPETLAYLDVNEGAARLTGRPREVLMEQGPLGLRQALGIGGGEALLRSRYEAAILRHPEAETELIESTAPDGRPIVLEVSRRAVSIEGKWLILAVNRDVTQRHAAMHHLELLKAAIDEAADAVMVIDPQRLTLVDVNRAGCALYSMGREELLARPLMEIRNGFGLATSDELNELYREVIAAHPQPVTAVRPFHREGLPGVMVESKRRALQVDGRWLIVSVMRDVTERIESQQRLQQLQAAINQATDAISVIDPESLAYVHVNEAAARALGISREELMRRGPAQLGMGLSATVEQLRERYAKLIAIHPESTVETLHARPADGRPLVVEASRRAVQIDGRWLVLTMHRDITERHYAMQRLERLLAAMNETADAIVVIDPQAMSYEDVNEGAARLLGTTREAMIAMGPAALSRMSSGASPEHVQLRLQQAIDRYPDSIQGVHEFSRADGAVRVAEFRRRAVHVDGRWLVVQVAHDVTQRVAEQRRMQQLQAAINEASDAIFVIDLETMGYIDANEAAARFAGCSREELMRRGPLSVTQGMGLATTQASLRARAEALKARYPDELTETFQARNASGEWVMLEATQRAVRIDGTWLVLAMHRDITERHAASRRQQRLRAALNEAAEVIVVIDAKTGEYVDANEAAARVVGLSREELMKGGPLVYRQRMGMSSDAGEALRNYEDLIRRYPASVTDTYRGTPPGRPPVVIEATRRAVQIDGQWLILAVHRDITERHAAMQRLELLHAAIDQTADVIMVIDPATLTYVYVNRAIERVHGIPVEKMMEHGVMWARQQLEAGPATEDELRQRYDELIAAYPRPITILFNIRRRNGTAATLEVTRRAIRIEGRWLILNVSHDVTERVRAEQELNLHLEELARSNRDLEQFAYVASHDLSEPLRMVTSYIQLLERRYGPTLEPDAREFMGFIVGGAQRMKRLIDDLLLYSRAGRAGSQMRELQLDRALDEALANLDHVIREAGVTIERPEPLPQLACNKTGMTQLFQNLVGNAVKFRSGPAPVVRISAAREGEDWIVSVTDNGIGIEPQYFGRIFEIFQRLHARNTYEGTGIGLAICKKIVERHGGDIWVDSQPGQGTSFRFRLPAVAPASPVAAPRALPSPQRSQI; this is translated from the coding sequence ATGGAATCCGCAGGCGCCAAGTCCACAATCCACGGGTGCAGCCCGGCCGAGTCGCGGCTCGCGCACCTCGAGGCGCTCATCGATCACGCAGCCGAAGGCCTCGTGCTGCTCGATGTCGAGAGCTTCACCTACATCCACGCGAATGAAACGGCCGCGAGCCTGCTCGGTGTCGAACGCGAGGCGTTGATCGAGCAGGGGCCGGCGGCGCTGGCGCGGGCCAGCGCATTCACGCTCGAGGCCATCCGGGCTTCCTGCAGCGAGGCAGTGCAGCGTTTTCCGCAGTCCTTCACCGAGATTCGCAAGTACACGCGCACGGACGGCGCGCAGGGCTGGCTCGAAGTCCGGCACCGTGCGCTGCAGGCCGCGGGAAAGTGGGCGGTGGCTGGCGCCCTGCGGGACGTGACGGAGCGCGTGAGGGGACGCGCACGCCAGCAGTACCTGCAGGCCGCGATGAACCAAGCCGACGACGCGATCGCCGTCATCGACCCCGAGACGCTCGCCTACCTCGACGTCAACGAAGGCGCCGCCCGCCTGACCGGCCGGCCGAGAGAAGTATTGATGGAACAGGGCCCTCTGGGCTTGAGGCAGGCCTTAGGAATCGGCGGAGGGGAGGCGCTGCTGCGGTCGCGGTACGAAGCCGCGATATTGCGCCATCCGGAAGCGGAAACCGAACTCATCGAGTCCACGGCCCCCGACGGCCGCCCGATCGTGCTGGAGGTGAGCCGGCGCGCGGTGTCGATCGAGGGAAAGTGGCTGATCCTCGCGGTGAACCGGGACGTCACGCAGCGGCATGCCGCGATGCATCACCTGGAGCTGCTCAAGGCGGCCATCGACGAGGCGGCCGACGCGGTCATGGTGATCGACCCGCAGCGGCTGACGCTGGTCGACGTGAACCGGGCCGGCTGCGCGCTCTATTCCATGGGCCGGGAGGAGTTGCTGGCGCGGCCGCTCATGGAGATTCGCAACGGCTTCGGCCTGGCCACGAGCGACGAGCTGAACGAACTTTATCGGGAAGTGATCGCCGCGCATCCCCAGCCCGTCACCGCCGTTCGCCCCTTCCACCGGGAGGGGCTGCCTGGCGTGATGGTCGAATCGAAGCGGCGCGCCCTGCAAGTGGACGGCCGGTGGCTGATCGTCAGCGTCATGCGGGACGTCACGGAGCGCATCGAGTCGCAGCAGCGGCTCCAGCAGTTGCAGGCTGCGATCAACCAGGCCACCGACGCGATTTCCGTGATCGATCCGGAGAGCCTTGCCTACGTCCATGTCAACGAGGCGGCCGCACGGGCATTGGGCATCAGCCGGGAAGAGTTGATGCGGCGCGGGCCCGCGCAGCTGGGCATGGGGCTTTCCGCGACGGTAGAACAACTTCGTGAGCGTTACGCGAAGCTGATCGCGATCCATCCGGAATCGACCGTGGAGACATTGCATGCCCGACCGGCGGACGGTCGCCCACTCGTGGTGGAGGCTTCGCGACGCGCCGTCCAGATCGACGGCCGGTGGCTCGTTTTGACCATGCATCGCGACATCACGGAGAGGCACTACGCGATGCAGCGCCTCGAGCGACTGCTCGCGGCGATGAACGAAACCGCGGACGCGATCGTCGTGATCGACCCGCAAGCCATGTCTTACGAAGACGTGAACGAAGGCGCGGCGCGCCTCCTGGGCACGACGCGCGAAGCGATGATCGCGATGGGCCCGGCGGCCTTGAGCCGGATGTCGAGCGGCGCCTCGCCCGAGCACGTCCAGCTGCGTCTGCAGCAGGCCATCGACCGCTATCCCGACAGCATCCAGGGCGTGCACGAATTTTCCAGGGCCGACGGCGCCGTGCGCGTGGCCGAGTTCCGCCGGCGCGCCGTGCACGTGGACGGTCGGTGGCTGGTCGTCCAGGTCGCGCATGACGTGACGCAGCGCGTGGCCGAGCAGCGGCGCATGCAGCAGCTGCAGGCCGCGATCAACGAGGCGAGCGACGCCATCTTCGTGATCGACCTGGAGACCATGGGCTACATCGACGCGAACGAGGCCGCGGCCCGGTTCGCGGGCTGTTCCCGCGAAGAGCTGATGCGGCGCGGCCCGCTGTCGGTCACGCAGGGCATGGGCCTCGCGACCACGCAGGCGAGCCTGCGCGCGCGCGCCGAAGCCCTGAAGGCGCGGTACCCGGACGAGCTCACCGAGACCTTCCAGGCGCGCAACGCATCGGGCGAGTGGGTGATGCTGGAGGCGACGCAGCGCGCGGTGCGGATCGACGGCACCTGGCTGGTCCTGGCGATGCACCGGGACATCACGGAGCGGCATGCCGCATCACGCCGCCAGCAGCGCCTGCGGGCAGCCCTGAACGAGGCCGCCGAAGTCATCGTCGTGATCGATGCGAAGACGGGCGAATACGTCGATGCCAACGAGGCCGCCGCGCGGGTCGTCGGCCTGTCGCGCGAGGAGTTGATGAAAGGTGGGCCCTTGGTTTACCGGCAGCGCATGGGGATGTCCTCGGATGCCGGCGAGGCACTTCGCAACTACGAGGACCTGATCCGGCGCTACCCCGCGTCGGTGACGGATACGTACCGCGGCACGCCCCCCGGCAGGCCGCCTGTCGTGATCGAGGCGACACGCCGGGCCGTGCAGATCGACGGGCAATGGCTCATCCTGGCCGTGCATCGCGACATCACGGAGCGCCATGCCGCCATGCAGCGCCTCGAGCTGCTGCATGCCGCGATCGACCAGACGGCCGACGTCATCATGGTGATCGACCCCGCAACGCTCACGTACGTCTACGTCAACCGCGCCATCGAGCGTGTGCACGGAATCCCGGTGGAAAAGATGATGGAGCACGGTGTGATGTGGGCGAGACAGCAGCTCGAAGCAGGCCCCGCCACCGAGGACGAGTTGCGGCAGCGTTACGACGAACTGATCGCGGCGTACCCCCGGCCCATCACCATCCTGTTCAACATCCGGCGCAGGAACGGCACGGCCGCCACGCTCGAAGTCACGCGCCGCGCGATCAGGATCGAGGGCCGATGGCTGATCCTGAACGTCTCGCACGATGTGACGGAGCGCGTCCGGGCGGAGCAGGAACTCAATCTGCACCTGGAGGAACTCGCACGCTCCAACCGCGACCTCGAACAGTTCGCCTACGTGGCATCGCACGACCTGTCGGAGCCGCTGCGCATGGTGACGAGCTACATCCAGCTGCTGGAGCGGCGCTACGGCCCCACCCTGGAGCCCGATGCGCGGGAGTTCATGGGATTCATCGTGGGCGGGGCCCAGCGCATGAAACGTCTGATCGACGACCTGTTGCTGTACTCGCGGGCCGGGCGCGCAGGCTCCCAGATGCGGGAACTCCAGCTGGACCGCGCGCTGGACGAGGCCTTGGCCAATCTCGACCACGTGATCCGGGAGGCCGGCGTGACGATCGAACGCCCCGAGCCCTTGCCGCAGTTGGCCTGCAACAAAACGGGGATGACCCAGCTATTCCAGAACCTCGTTGGCAACGCGGTGAAGTTCAGGAGCGGCCCCGCTCCGGTCGTGCGCATCTCCGCAGCGCGCGAAGGCGAAGACTGGATCGTCTCCGTGACGGACAACGGGATCGGGATCGAGCCGCAATACTTCGGCCGGATCTTCGAGATCTTCCAGCGCCTGCACGCGCGCAACACCTACGAAGGCACCGGGATCGGGCTGGCCATCTGCAAGAAGATCGTCGAGCGGCACGGCGGGGACATCTGGGTGGACTCCCAGCCCGGCCAGGGGACTTCGTTCAGGTTTCGCCTGCCGGCGGTGGCGCCTGCGTCTCCGGTTGCGGCGCCCCGGGCCCTGCCGTCGCCGCAGCGTTCGCAGATCTAG
- a CDS encoding fumarylacetoacetate hydrolase family protein, which translates to MKLATYRDGSRDGQLVVVSRDLALAHYATGIADRLQQVLDDWSFLSPQLQDLYESLNQGKARHAFPFDPAQCMAPLPRAYQWADGSAYINHVELVRLARNAEVPANYYTEPLMYQGGSDDFLGPMDDVPVPSEDFGIDFEAEVAAVTGDVPMGSTPDQALDGIRLVMIANDVSLRNLIPDELAKSFGFFQSKPATAFGPVAVTLDELGDAWDKGRLHLTLQSTWNGRTVGMCDAGKEMTFHFGQLIAHICKTRNVRAGSIVGSGTVSNRATEVNGKKEWTKGYSCIAEKRAIETILDGKPSTAYMKFGDTIRIEMKGRDGQSVFGAIDQKMVALPAAGRARARSANAAATAGPGAPQPETQAPPPAGET; encoded by the coding sequence ATGAAGCTCGCCACTTACAGGGACGGTTCGCGCGACGGCCAGCTGGTCGTCGTCTCGCGCGACCTGGCGCTCGCCCATTATGCGACCGGCATCGCCGACCGGCTGCAACAGGTGCTGGACGACTGGAGCTTCCTCTCGCCACAGCTGCAGGATCTCTACGAGTCACTCAACCAGGGCAAGGCCCGCCACGCCTTTCCCTTCGACCCCGCGCAATGCATGGCCCCGCTGCCGCGCGCCTACCAGTGGGCGGACGGCTCGGCGTACATCAACCATGTCGAGCTCGTGCGCCTGGCGCGCAACGCCGAAGTGCCGGCGAACTACTACACCGAGCCGCTCATGTACCAGGGCGGCAGCGACGACTTCCTCGGCCCCATGGACGACGTGCCCGTCCCGAGCGAGGACTTCGGCATCGACTTCGAAGCCGAGGTCGCGGCGGTCACCGGCGACGTGCCGATGGGCTCGACGCCAGACCAGGCGCTCGACGGCATCCGCCTCGTGATGATCGCCAACGACGTGAGCCTGCGCAACCTCATCCCCGACGAACTCGCCAAGAGCTTCGGCTTCTTCCAGAGCAAGCCGGCCACCGCGTTCGGGCCGGTCGCCGTCACGCTCGACGAACTGGGCGACGCCTGGGACAAGGGCCGCCTCCACCTGACGCTGCAAAGCACCTGGAACGGCCGAACGGTCGGCATGTGCGACGCGGGCAAGGAGATGACCTTCCACTTCGGCCAGCTGATCGCCCACATCTGCAAGACGCGCAACGTGCGCGCCGGCAGCATCGTCGGCTCCGGCACCGTCAGCAACCGCGCGACCGAGGTCAACGGCAAGAAGGAGTGGACGAAGGGCTACAGCTGCATCGCGGAAAAGCGCGCGATCGAAACCATCCTGGACGGCAAGCCGTCGACGGCCTACATGAAGTTCGGCGACACCATCCGCATCGAGATGAAGGGCCGCGACGGCCAGAGCGTGTTCGGCGCGATCGACCAGAAGATGGTGGCGCTTCCGGCCGCCGGCCGCGCGCGCGCTAGATCTGCGAACGCTGCGGCGACGGCAGGGCCCGGGGCGCCGCAACCGGAGACGCAGGCGCCACCGCCGGCAGGCGAAACCTGA
- a CDS encoding IclR family transcriptional regulator encodes MKERAGIQSVEVGFALLDVLSRAAGPLMLRDLAAAAGMSAAKAHRYLVSFQRLQLVAQDLSSTRYDLGPAALKLGLASLSRLDAVKLARERIVPLMEDIGHTLALAVWGNHGPTIVHWEESPQSVTVNLRLGDVMPLLTSATGRCFAAYVSKEAITPLLKEEIARAQRQGRTDVPTTLAQARAQLDEVRQRGMARVVDTLLPGIVGFCAPVFDSDGHIALGVVALGATGTFDAAWGGAVDKPLRAAAAQLSSDLGYRP; translated from the coding sequence ATGAAGGAGCGCGCCGGCATCCAGTCCGTCGAAGTGGGGTTCGCGCTGCTGGATGTGCTGTCCAGGGCGGCGGGCCCGCTGATGCTGCGCGACCTCGCCGCCGCGGCCGGCATGAGCGCCGCCAAGGCCCACCGCTATCTCGTGAGCTTCCAGCGCCTGCAGCTCGTCGCGCAGGACCTCTCCTCGACCCGCTACGACCTCGGCCCCGCCGCGCTCAAGCTCGGCCTCGCGTCGCTGTCCCGCCTGGATGCCGTGAAGCTCGCGCGCGAGCGCATCGTGCCGCTGATGGAAGACATCGGCCATACGCTCGCGCTTGCCGTCTGGGGCAACCATGGGCCGACAATCGTCCATTGGGAGGAATCTCCGCAGTCCGTTACGGTGAACCTGCGGCTCGGGGACGTGATGCCCCTGCTGACCTCCGCGACCGGCCGCTGCTTCGCGGCGTACGTGTCGAAGGAGGCGATCACGCCGCTGCTGAAGGAAGAAATCGCGCGCGCGCAGCGCCAGGGCCGCACCGACGTGCCCACCACGCTGGCCCAGGCGCGCGCGCAACTCGACGAGGTGCGCCAGCGCGGCATGGCGCGCGTGGTCGACACATTGCTGCCGGGCATCGTGGGCTTCTGCGCACCGGTGTTCGATTCCGACGGCCATATCGCGCTGGGAGTGGTGGCCCTCGGGGCGACGGGCACCTTCGATGCCGCCTGGGGCGGCGCGGTGGACAAGCCCTTGCGCGCCGCGGCGGCGCAACTCTCCAGCGACCTGGGGTATCGCCCGTGA